Proteins encoded by one window of Desulfovibrio sp. Huiquan2017:
- the hemA gene encoding glutamyl-tRNA reductase, with protein sequence MNKQIILIGLNHRTAGVDVREKFALTDIENFEQGLMAHCPVQECLALSTCNRVEIVAVAKKIPVPAVMDAVAEYWAMACGGSVELLTENIYRYADLEAVRHIFSVASSLDSMVMGEPQILGQLKDAYRSAVDKGTAKTIVNRLLHKSFSVAKRIRTETAIASSAVSISYAAVELARKIFGDLKPTRAMLVGAGEMAELAATHLLRNGVKEIIIANRTLSRAKELAESLGGEPIQIEAMPDRLHEVDIVISSTGSPVAVIKAKDVKAVLRKRKNKPMFFIDIAVPRDIDPDVNALDNVYLYDIDDLKEVVDENMAQRQGEATKARAVVDLETETFGNWLNSLNIQPTIVDLVGKSEDVAMRELAKTLKKIGPVDERTHNALERLVLSIAHKSLHEPICFLKRRTQEEGSAERFIDLARRIFNLDEESVPKNAHLDRKSATCAPEDIEQYIEVSKKEQ encoded by the coding sequence ATGAACAAGCAGATAATCCTCATAGGTCTCAACCACCGCACTGCGGGCGTGGATGTGCGCGAAAAATTCGCCCTGACCGACATCGAGAATTTCGAACAGGGCCTCATGGCCCACTGTCCCGTGCAGGAATGTCTGGCGCTGTCCACCTGCAACCGGGTGGAAATCGTGGCCGTGGCCAAGAAGATTCCCGTGCCCGCGGTCATGGACGCCGTTGCCGAGTATTGGGCCATGGCCTGCGGCGGCTCCGTCGAATTGCTCACGGAGAATATCTACCGGTACGCGGACTTGGAAGCGGTCCGGCACATTTTCTCCGTGGCCTCGTCCTTGGACTCCATGGTCATGGGCGAGCCGCAGATTCTCGGCCAGCTCAAGGACGCCTACCGTTCCGCCGTGGACAAGGGCACGGCCAAGACCATCGTCAACCGCCTGCTGCACAAGTCTTTTTCCGTGGCCAAGCGTATCCGCACCGAGACGGCCATCGCCTCCAGCGCGGTGTCCATCAGTTACGCCGCCGTGGAACTGGCGCGTAAGATCTTCGGCGACCTCAAGCCCACCAGGGCTATGCTTGTCGGTGCGGGCGAGATGGCCGAACTGGCCGCCACGCACCTGCTCCGCAACGGCGTCAAAGAGATCATCATCGCCAACCGGACCCTGTCCCGGGCCAAGGAGCTGGCCGAGAGCCTGGGTGGCGAACCGATCCAGATCGAAGCCATGCCGGACCGGCTGCACGAGGTGGATATCGTCATTTCCTCCACCGGATCGCCCGTGGCCGTGATCAAGGCCAAGGACGTCAAGGCCGTGCTGCGCAAACGCAAGAACAAGCCCATGTTCTTCATCGACATCGCCGTGCCGCGCGACATCGACCCGGACGTCAACGCCCTGGACAACGTCTATCTCTACGACATCGACGACCTCAAGGAAGTGGTGGACGAGAACATGGCCCAGCGCCAGGGCGAAGCCACCAAGGCCCGAGCCGTGGTAGATCTTGAGACCGAAACATTTGGCAACTGGCTTAATTCCCTGAATATTCAGCCGACCATTGTGGATTTGGTCGGCAAATCCGAGGATGTGGCCATGCGCGAGTTGGCCAAGACGCTCAAAAAGATCGGCCCGGTGGACGAGCGGACCCACAACGCCCTGGAACGGCTGGTCCTGTCCATCGCTCACAAATCCCTGCACGAGCCCATCTGTTTCCTCAAGCGGCGCACTCAGGAAGAAGGGTCCGCCGAACGATTCATCGACCTGGCCCGGCGCATATTCAACCTGGACGAGGAATCCGTGCCGAAAAACGCGCATCTGGACCGCAAGTCGGCCACCTGCGCGCCCGAGGACATCGAGCAGTACATCGAAGTATCGAAAAAGGAACAATAA
- the tilS gene encoding tRNA lysidine(34) synthetase TilS, which yields MPALPADIPQTLQDLLPKWAHFCLYAGRFVEEELRIDLTGRRVLVGLSGGVDSTCLLLLLHYLSQRGDFTVGAVHLDHGLRPESGGDAAFARSLCERLGIDCTVESRDVARLAEERGLGIEEAGREARYKLYAQLRESGGWDFVALGHQLDDLSEDVLMRLIRGTGWPGLSGMAGYDPGRALVRPLLLLPKSTLAAFVSSLGIVWREDASNADPAMTRNRVRNEILPLIEKENPAFWQSVARLWRIGRVERDFWAELESGACEILDNSRLEALHKAQRLHLYKACLDRLGSGQALADTLFKLDSAWQERRVGADFQFPGRKTARIAASGVVFTAKH from the coding sequence ATGCCCGCCCTGCCCGCCGACATTCCGCAAACCCTGCAGGACCTTCTGCCCAAATGGGCGCATTTCTGCCTCTACGCGGGCCGTTTCGTCGAAGAGGAACTGAGAATCGACCTGACCGGACGCCGCGTTCTGGTGGGGCTTTCCGGCGGCGTGGACTCCACCTGCCTGCTGTTGCTTCTGCACTATCTCTCCCAACGGGGTGACTTTACCGTGGGGGCCGTGCATCTGGACCACGGGTTGCGTCCGGAATCCGGCGGAGATGCCGCCTTTGCCCGCTCCCTGTGCGAACGGCTCGGCATCGACTGCACGGTCGAGTCCCGCGACGTGGCCCGTTTGGCCGAAGAGCGCGGCCTGGGGATCGAGGAGGCCGGGCGCGAAGCCCGCTACAAGCTCTATGCGCAATTGCGTGAATCCGGCGGATGGGACTTTGTCGCCCTGGGCCACCAGTTGGACGATCTGAGCGAGGACGTGCTCATGCGGCTGATCCGCGGCACAGGTTGGCCCGGCCTGTCCGGCATGGCCGGATACGACCCCGGACGCGCTTTGGTCCGCCCCCTGCTGCTCCTGCCCAAATCCACGCTCGCGGCCTTTGTGAGCAGCCTGGGGATCGTCTGGCGCGAAGATGCGTCCAACGCCGACCCGGCCATGACCCGCAATCGTGTCCGCAACGAAATTTTGCCGCTCATCGAAAAGGAAAATCCGGCCTTTTGGCAGTCCGTGGCCAGGCTGTGGCGCATTGGCCGCGTGGAGCGGGATTTTTGGGCCGAACTTGAATCCGGGGCTTGTGAAATCCTGGATAATTCCCGTCTTGAAGCCCTGCACAAAGCCCAGCGGTTGCATCTCTACAAGGCCTGTCTGGACCGTCTCGGAAGCGGCCAGGCCCTGGCCGATACCCTCTTCAAACTCGACAGCGCCTGGCAGGAACGCCGCGTAGGAGCGGACTTCCAGTTCCCCGGCCGAAAGACCGCGCGCATCGCCGCATCGGGCGTGGTTTTCACCGCCAAGCATTGA
- the ccsA gene encoding cytochrome c biogenesis protein CcsA, translated as MGLFETLHIVIIALYALGTVLFLTSVFTENDRLKRTAIWLAVLGFTFNTVDLGLTLSRDPAALSGGTFYFNIIGWCALALYFFLWWRLRLEYLAITALPFALLLFVASLALGGIRVIMPPQLTALFFGLHIGSLVLTLGALIMAFGAGVAFLYYNRKLKTKEGLKAMGQSIPSLDKFDTVNRWAVLIGFPLYTLGLFSTFSWYLIAPFKPFAWDIMKIGSLAVWFLFAFLFHQRVVLGWRGRKPAILALWVFAGMCVSLIHHTITFKAMP; from the coding sequence ATGGGCTTGTTTGAAACGCTTCATATCGTGATCATCGCGCTCTACGCGCTCGGCACCGTGCTGTTTCTGACCTCCGTGTTCACGGAAAACGACAGGCTCAAGCGTACCGCCATCTGGCTGGCCGTCTTGGGCTTCACCTTCAACACCGTGGACCTGGGACTGACCTTGAGCCGTGACCCTGCGGCCCTGAGCGGCGGCACCTTTTATTTCAACATCATCGGCTGGTGTGCCCTGGCCCTGTATTTCTTCCTGTGGTGGCGGCTGCGCCTGGAATACCTGGCCATCACCGCCCTGCCCTTCGCCCTGCTGCTCTTCGTGGCTTCCCTGGCCCTGGGCGGTATTCGAGTGATCATGCCCCCACAGTTGACCGCCCTGTTCTTCGGCCTGCACATCGGCTCCCTGGTCCTGACGCTGGGCGCGCTGATCATGGCCTTTGGCGCGGGAGTGGCCTTTCTCTACTACAACCGCAAGCTCAAGACCAAGGAAGGGCTGAAGGCCATGGGGCAGAGCATTCCGTCCCTGGACAAGTTCGACACAGTCAATCGTTGGGCCGTGCTTATCGGCTTCCCGCTCTACACCCTGGGCCTCTTTTCCACCTTCAGTTGGTACCTGATCGCGCCGTTCAAGCCGTTCGCCTGGGATATCATGAAGATCGGCTCCCTGGCGGTCTGGTTCCTCTTCGCCTTTCTCTTCCACCAGCGTGTGGTGCTCGGCTGGCGTGGACGCAAGCCCGCCATCCTGGCCCTTTGGGTCTTTGCCGGGATGTGCGTTTCCCTCATTCACCACACCATCACCTTCAAGGCCATGCCATGA
- a CDS encoding bifunctional precorrin-2 dehydrogenase/sirohydrochlorin ferrochelatase, with protein MRYYPIFVNLENKGCLVVGAGEVGKRKIQSLIDSGAGSVTIIDTREADPDMAPLLALPNVRFLCREFADDDLDGQFLVIACTSSEDVNWRISNLCRDRGVLCNIVDQPEKCSFIVPATVKRGDLTVAISTAGRSPAMAKRIRKELQESFGDEYAGLLAAMGRIRPLMLSLGSTTADNTMVFRTLVNSALLDAFKTRDLDAATEILKESLPEPLHDNIPELLDGLV; from the coding sequence ATGCGATATTATCCCATCTTCGTGAACTTGGAAAACAAGGGTTGTCTGGTGGTCGGCGCGGGCGAGGTCGGCAAGCGCAAGATCCAGTCCCTGATTGATTCCGGGGCCGGTAGCGTGACCATCATCGATACCCGCGAGGCGGACCCGGACATGGCTCCCCTCCTGGCGCTGCCCAATGTGAGATTCCTTTGCCGCGAGTTTGCGGACGACGACCTGGACGGCCAGTTTCTGGTCATCGCCTGCACCTCGTCCGAAGACGTCAACTGGCGCATCAGCAACCTGTGCCGCGACCGGGGCGTTTTGTGCAACATCGTGGACCAGCCCGAGAAATGCAGCTTCATCGTGCCCGCCACGGTCAAGCGCGGGGACCTGACCGTGGCCATTTCCACGGCGGGCCGCAGCCCGGCCATGGCCAAACGCATTCGCAAGGAATTGCAGGAAAGTTTCGGTGACGAGTACGCCGGTCTCCTGGCTGCCATGGGACGCATTCGACCGCTCATGCTCTCCCTCGGCTCGACCACCGCCGATAATACTATGGTCTTCCGGACCCTGGTCAACTCCGCCCTGCTCGACGCCTTCAAAACGCGCGACCTTGACGCGGCCACGGAAATTCTTAAAGAATCGTTGCCCGAACCGTTGCACGACAACATCCCGGAGTTGCTTGATGGGCTTGTTTGA
- a CDS encoding adenylate kinase, whose product MNILIFGPNGSGKGTQGDIAKDKYKLDHIESGAIFRKHIGGGTELGMKAKEYINKGELVPDDITIPMVLDVLSNSKNGWLLDGFPRSLVQGEKLWEALQKDGVNLDYVIEIKLPREIAKARIMGRRLCANNPNHPNNVGIPAIAPDGDKCRVCGGALSAREDDQDEAAINKRHDIYYDDKTGTMAACNYFKNLKDANFKYVELDGEKSINEIKEYLISQLA is encoded by the coding sequence ATGAATATTCTGATTTTCGGCCCCAACGGCTCCGGTAAAGGCACCCAGGGCGACATCGCCAAGGACAAGTACAAACTGGACCACATTGAGTCCGGCGCCATCTTCCGCAAGCACATCGGCGGCGGCACCGAACTGGGCATGAAGGCCAAGGAATACATCAACAAGGGCGAATTGGTTCCTGATGATATCACCATCCCCATGGTTCTGGACGTGCTGTCCAATTCCAAAAACGGCTGGCTCCTGGACGGCTTCCCCCGCTCCCTGGTGCAGGGCGAAAAACTTTGGGAAGCCCTGCAGAAGGACGGCGTGAATCTCGATTACGTCATCGAGATCAAGCTGCCCCGCGAGATCGCCAAAGCCCGCATCATGGGGCGTCGCCTCTGTGCCAACAATCCGAACCATCCCAACAACGTCGGCATCCCGGCCATCGCCCCTGACGGCGACAAGTGCCGCGTCTGCGGCGGCGCCCTGTCCGCCCGCGAGGATGACCAGGACGAGGCCGCCATCAACAAGCGCCACGACATCTACTATGACGACAAAACCGGCACCATGGCCGCCTGCAACTACTTCAAGAATCTCAAGGACGCCAATTTCAAGTACGTTGAACTTGACGGCGAAAAGTCCATCAACGAGATCAAGGAATACCTCATCAGCCAGCTTGCCTAA
- a CDS encoding glycosyltransferase family 9 protein codes for MKNYLVIQLARFGDLIQTKRLLATLAARPESAVHLCLDVSLAPLARLVYPDVILHPITAHGTGLDSHAAALKMLVDNRRAFAELAAIDFTSVYNLNFSGLNFRLAALFDPERVAGYAWRSGQEITGPWPAMAMRWSGFRRLGMNLVDFWGAYCPDMLPPKQVNPEAAPKGGGIGVVLAGRESRRSLPAPLLAGITATLAGARKARSITLLGGLAERAAGQAVFKELPANLQSATRNLAGQTDWAQLVETVNTLDLLITPDTGTMHLAAHLGTPVAAFFLSSAWCFETGPYGLGHTVYQAVTDCLPCLETAPCPEDVKCLDGFAAPGFRRFLVTGKTEHAPEGVLALRSEFDDLGQTYAPFAGIDTDARQRAVLRNFLLHHLRGGQPRFDEMESAFARQLYREKDWMTADKPCKAQG; via the coding sequence ATGAAAAATTACCTCGTCATACAACTGGCCCGATTCGGGGACCTCATCCAGACCAAGCGGCTGTTGGCGACCCTTGCGGCCCGCCCGGAAAGCGCCGTCCACCTGTGCCTGGACGTCTCCCTGGCCCCCCTGGCGCGACTGGTCTATCCCGACGTCATCCTGCATCCGATCACGGCCCATGGCACGGGGCTGGATTCCCATGCGGCGGCGCTCAAGATGCTCGTGGACAACCGGCGCGCCTTTGCCGAATTGGCGGCCATCGACTTCACGTCCGTCTACAACCTCAATTTTTCCGGCCTGAACTTTCGCCTGGCCGCCCTGTTCGACCCGGAACGGGTGGCGGGGTACGCCTGGCGCAGCGGCCAGGAAATCACCGGCCCTTGGCCTGCCATGGCCATGCGCTGGTCCGGGTTCCGCCGACTGGGCATGAACCTGGTGGACTTCTGGGGCGCATACTGCCCGGACATGCTCCCGCCGAAACAGGTCAACCCCGAGGCGGCGCCCAAGGGCGGCGGCATCGGCGTAGTCCTGGCCGGACGCGAATCCCGGCGTTCCCTACCCGCGCCGTTGCTGGCCGGGATTACCGCCACCCTGGCCGGGGCGCGCAAGGCCCGGTCCATAACGCTTCTCGGCGGACTGGCCGAACGCGCGGCAGGGCAGGCCGTGTTCAAGGAATTGCCCGCGAACTTGCAATCCGCGACCCGGAACCTGGCCGGACAAACCGACTGGGCCCAGCTTGTGGAAACCGTCAACACCCTGGATTTGCTGATCACCCCGGACACCGGGACCATGCACCTGGCCGCCCACCTGGGCACGCCCGTGGCCGCTTTTTTCCTGTCCTCGGCATGGTGCTTCGAAACTGGCCCCTACGGGCTCGGCCACACGGTCTACCAGGCCGTGACCGATTGCCTGCCATGCCTGGAGACCGCGCCCTGCCCGGAAGACGTCAAATGCCTGGACGGCTTCGCGGCCCCGGGGTTCCGACGATTTCTGGTCACGGGCAAGACCGAGCACGCCCCGGAAGGCGTCCTGGCCCTACGTTCGGAATTCGACGATCTGGGCCAGACCTATGCGCCCTTTGCCGGAATCGATACGGACGCACGGCAAAGGGCCGTGCTACGTAATTTCCTTTTGCACCATCTGCGCGGCGGACAACCGCGCTTCGATGAAATGGAATCGGCCTTTGCCCGCCAACTGTACCGGGAAAAGGACTGGATGACCGCGGACAAGCCCTGCAAGGCACAAGGATAG